A single region of the Nocardioides ochotonae genome encodes:
- the hemQ gene encoding hydrogen peroxide-dependent heme synthase yields MSETKSNAARVREINDSIRYTMWSVFRLRDVLGEDADRAGEAAEVEKLFADLAEADVVVRGTYDVSGLRADADVMVWTHATTSEELQAAYHRFRRTRFGRRLEPVWSQMALHRPAEFNKSHVPAFLNNEEPKAHVCVYPFVRSYEWYLLPDEERRRMLAEHGKMARDYADVRANTVASFALGDYEWMLAFEADELYRIVDLMRHLRGSDARRHVREEVPFYTGSLAPVGDLVARLP; encoded by the coding sequence ATGAGCGAGACCAAGTCCAACGCCGCCCGCGTCCGCGAGATCAACGACTCCATCCGCTACACGATGTGGTCGGTCTTCCGGCTGCGCGACGTGCTGGGCGAGGATGCCGACCGGGCCGGGGAGGCGGCCGAGGTCGAGAAGCTCTTCGCCGACCTCGCCGAGGCCGACGTGGTCGTGCGCGGCACCTACGACGTGTCCGGCCTGCGCGCGGATGCCGACGTCATGGTGTGGACCCACGCGACGACGTCGGAGGAGCTCCAGGCGGCCTACCACCGCTTCCGCCGCACCCGCTTCGGGCGCCGCCTCGAGCCGGTGTGGTCGCAGATGGCGCTGCACCGCCCGGCGGAGTTCAACAAGAGCCACGTCCCGGCGTTCCTCAACAACGAGGAGCCCAAGGCGCACGTGTGCGTCTACCCGTTCGTGCGCTCCTACGAGTGGTACCTGCTGCCCGACGAGGAGCGTCGCCGCATGCTCGCCGAGCACGGCAAGATGGCCCGCGACTACGCCGACGTGCGTGCCAACACCGTGGCGTCGTTCGCGCTGGGCGACTACGAGTGGATGCTCGCCTTCGAGGCCGACGAGCTCTACCGGATCGTGGACCTGATGCGTCACCTGCGCGGCTCCGACGCCCGCCGCCACGTGCGCGAGGAGGTGCCGTTCTACACCGGCTCCCTGGCCCCCGTCGGCGACCTGGTCGCGCGCCTGCCCTGA
- a CDS encoding FAD-binding oxidoreductase: MTTLDPATTASALRGVCEIHLPGDPGYDAARRPWNLSVDQRPAAVAVPATTQEVQDLVVAAAAAGLRVAPQNAGHGAAALAADGLDDVVVVRLSGLSDVSVDPDARTARIAGATTWGQVVAESSPHGLTALHGSSPSVAAIGYLLGGGISCYGRTHGLAANSLRGIDVVTADGALRHADATEHADLFWALRGAGANLGVVVAAEIDLIAQPDAHAGMMMWDREHAPAVVATWASWTRDLPESVTSSLRIMAFPPAPELPPFLSGRDLVVVDGVTLEDDDEATGLLEPLRALEPELDTFARIPALGVLDVHMDPPEPVPGIGDHAMLGPLEDDAVAAFLGVLGPGTRSGVTIAELRHLGGALARPHAAGGALSAVPGDYALLCLAMAPDAEAAAAGRAAAADVIRAMAPWTLPTRIPTFTEARSDPATMFDAAARERLTGVRDTFDPQRRLVANHPVAAERP; the protein is encoded by the coding sequence ATGACCACCCTCGACCCGGCCACAACCGCCTCCGCACTGCGCGGAGTCTGCGAGATCCACCTCCCCGGCGATCCCGGGTACGACGCCGCACGGCGCCCCTGGAACCTCAGCGTCGACCAGCGGCCCGCCGCGGTCGCCGTACCGGCCACGACGCAGGAGGTGCAGGACCTGGTCGTGGCGGCCGCGGCCGCCGGCCTCCGGGTCGCGCCGCAGAACGCCGGTCACGGCGCCGCCGCGCTGGCCGCGGACGGGCTGGACGACGTGGTGGTCGTGCGGCTCTCCGGGCTCAGCGACGTGAGCGTCGACCCTGACGCCCGCACGGCCCGCATCGCCGGGGCGACGACGTGGGGCCAGGTCGTCGCGGAGTCCTCGCCGCACGGGCTGACCGCCCTGCACGGCAGCTCCCCGAGCGTCGCCGCGATCGGCTACCTGCTCGGCGGCGGGATCTCCTGCTACGGCCGCACCCACGGGCTCGCGGCCAACTCGCTGCGCGGCATCGACGTCGTCACCGCCGACGGCGCCCTGCGGCACGCCGACGCCACGGAGCACGCCGACCTGTTCTGGGCCCTGCGCGGCGCCGGCGCCAACCTGGGCGTCGTGGTGGCGGCCGAGATCGACCTGATCGCCCAGCCCGACGCGCACGCCGGGATGATGATGTGGGACCGCGAGCACGCGCCGGCCGTGGTGGCCACGTGGGCGAGCTGGACCCGCGATCTCCCGGAGTCCGTGACGAGCTCGTTGCGCATCATGGCCTTCCCGCCCGCGCCCGAGCTCCCGCCCTTCCTGAGCGGGCGCGACCTGGTGGTCGTCGACGGCGTCACGCTGGAGGACGACGACGAGGCCACCGGGCTGCTGGAGCCGCTGCGCGCGCTCGAGCCCGAGCTCGACACCTTCGCCCGGATCCCGGCGCTGGGGGTGCTCGACGTCCACATGGACCCGCCCGAGCCGGTACCGGGCATCGGCGACCACGCGATGCTGGGGCCGCTGGAGGACGACGCGGTCGCGGCGTTCCTCGGCGTGCTCGGGCCCGGTACGCGCTCCGGGGTCACCATCGCCGAGCTGCGCCACCTCGGCGGCGCGCTCGCCCGCCCGCACGCGGCCGGCGGCGCGCTGTCGGCGGTGCCCGGCGACTACGCGCTGCTCTGCCTCGCGATGGCACCCGACGCCGAGGCGGCCGCCGCCGGCCGGGCCGCCGCGGCGGACGTCATACGCGCGATGGCGCCGTGGACGCTGCCCACCCGGATCCCGACGTTCACCGAGGCCCGCTCGGACCCCGCCACGATGTTCGACGCCGCGGCCCGGGAGCGGCTCACCGGGGTGCGCGACACGTTCGACCCGCAACGCCGGCTGGTGGCCAACCACCCGGTGGCGGCCGAGCGGCCCTGA
- the msrB gene encoding peptide-methionine (R)-S-oxide reductase MsrB encodes MGYDVEKTDEEWRQQLSPEEYAVLRQAGTERAFTGEYNDTETTGVYRCRACQAKLFESDTKFHSGCGWPSFYQPVTDTIEYIEDTSHGMKRVEVRCASCGSHLGHVFPDGYGTPTGDRYCINSLSLTLEPAAGAGEQQ; translated from the coding sequence ATGGGCTACGACGTGGAGAAGACCGACGAGGAATGGCGCCAGCAGCTCTCCCCCGAGGAGTACGCCGTGCTGCGCCAGGCGGGCACCGAGCGGGCCTTCACCGGTGAGTACAACGACACCGAGACGACCGGCGTCTACCGCTGCCGCGCCTGCCAGGCCAAGCTGTTCGAGTCGGACACCAAGTTCCACTCCGGCTGCGGCTGGCCGTCGTTCTACCAGCCCGTCACCGACACCATCGAGTACATCGAGGACACCTCCCACGGCATGAAGCGCGTCGAGGTGCGCTGCGCCTCGTGCGGCTCCCACCTCGGCCACGTCTTCCCCGACGGCTACGGAACCCCGACCGGTGACCGCTACTGCATCAACAGCCTGAGCCTGACGCTGGAGCCCGCCGCGGGCGCCGGCGAGCAGCAGTAG
- a CDS encoding mycothiol transferase — MVTREEPRPGLGGEAAHHAAYLRFLRATLLERCAALPVSEQRRPHVPSGWTPLELVDHVAHVERRWVVWGFLAEPVADPWGDWWQGDTATRWHVPEHRTLEDVAADLRATAARTEELLATTPLETRAGTGGRFGAETGEQLPDLRWIVFHLLQEYARHVGHLDVAVEVAGGPTGE; from the coding sequence ATGGTGACGCGCGAGGAGCCACGCCCCGGGCTCGGCGGCGAGGCCGCCCACCACGCGGCGTACCTGCGCTTCCTGCGCGCGACGCTGCTCGAGCGCTGCGCGGCGCTGCCGGTCTCCGAGCAGCGCCGCCCGCACGTGCCCTCGGGGTGGACGCCGCTGGAGCTGGTCGACCACGTCGCCCACGTGGAGCGGCGCTGGGTCGTGTGGGGGTTCCTCGCCGAGCCGGTGGCCGACCCGTGGGGCGACTGGTGGCAGGGCGACACCGCGACCCGCTGGCACGTGCCCGAGCACCGCACCCTCGAGGACGTCGCCGCCGACCTGCGCGCGACCGCCGCGCGCACCGAGGAGCTGCTCGCCACGACTCCGCTGGAGACCCGTGCCGGCACCGGTGGCCGCTTCGGCGCGGAGACCGGGGAGCAGCTTCCCGACCTGCGCTGGATCGTGTTCCACCTGCTCCAGGAGTACGCCCGGCACGTCGGCCACCTCGACGTCGCCGTCGAGGTGGCCGGCGGCCCGACCGGGGAGTGA
- a CDS encoding GNAT family N-acetyltransferase has translation MSAHDDLTFSDLDPHDEAPRATELITGWIKAATRGFHAPRMDDTARALWLEGCRADDAVLRGAWPARPVVGPDTVPVATFAAFDKELNVGGGRLLALRMITDVTVSPTHRRRGLLRRMMTEDLRDAAARGLPVAALTATEGSIYGRFGFGAATWHQRVMVDTDARFALRDPLGRGSVELVDPTDAWPVISAVYAQHLARVRGAVGRPHDYEPMLTARYDWEERGPDRKMWTAVHLDASGTPDGYVCYGSAGDVEGRPTLQVSDLVALTPDAHLRLWRFLADVDLADQVKHRTALDDPLRWALVEPRVVRTTGLGDMLWVRLLDLPTALTARPWYADGELVLDVDDPLGHIAGRWRVRTRGGEARVEAAPDDAAPAVRMGADTLGAAYLGGVSVPTLHAAGRITGPAEAVETLAAMADGGPAPYCATSF, from the coding sequence GTGAGCGCCCACGACGACCTGACCTTCTCCGACCTCGACCCGCACGACGAGGCCCCGCGGGCCACCGAGCTGATCACCGGCTGGATCAAGGCCGCGACCCGCGGGTTCCACGCGCCGCGGATGGACGACACCGCGCGCGCCCTGTGGCTGGAGGGCTGCCGCGCCGACGACGCGGTGCTGCGCGGCGCCTGGCCGGCGCGTCCCGTCGTCGGGCCCGACACCGTCCCGGTCGCGACGTTCGCCGCCTTCGACAAGGAGCTGAACGTCGGGGGCGGGCGCCTGCTCGCGCTGCGGATGATCACCGACGTCACGGTCAGCCCGACCCACCGCCGCCGCGGCCTGCTGCGCCGGATGATGACCGAGGACCTGCGCGACGCCGCCGCCCGGGGGCTTCCGGTCGCGGCGCTGACCGCCACCGAGGGCTCCATCTACGGCCGCTTCGGCTTCGGCGCGGCGACCTGGCACCAGCGGGTCATGGTCGACACCGACGCCCGCTTCGCCCTGCGCGACCCGCTGGGCCGCGGGTCGGTCGAGCTCGTGGACCCGACCGACGCCTGGCCGGTGATCAGCGCGGTCTACGCGCAGCACCTCGCCCGGGTGCGCGGCGCCGTGGGCCGCCCCCACGACTACGAGCCGATGCTCACCGCCCGCTACGACTGGGAGGAGCGCGGACCGGACCGCAAGATGTGGACCGCGGTCCACCTCGACGCGAGCGGTACGCCGGACGGCTACGTCTGCTACGGCTCGGCCGGGGACGTCGAGGGCCGTCCCACCCTCCAGGTCAGCGACCTCGTGGCGCTGACGCCGGACGCGCACCTGCGGCTGTGGCGCTTCCTCGCCGACGTCGACCTCGCCGACCAGGTCAAGCACCGCACCGCGCTCGACGACCCGCTGCGCTGGGCGCTGGTCGAGCCGCGCGTCGTGCGCACCACCGGCCTGGGCGACATGCTCTGGGTCCGCCTGCTCGACCTCCCGACCGCGCTCACCGCCCGGCCCTGGTACGCCGACGGCGAGCTCGTGCTCGACGTGGACGACCCGCTGGGCCACATCGCCGGGCGCTGGCGGGTCCGCACCCGGGGCGGGGAGGCGCGGGTCGAGGCCGCGCCGGACGACGCCGCGCCGGCGGTCCGGATGGGCGCCGACACCCTCGGCGCCGCCTACCTCGGCGGGGTGTCCGTGCCGACGCTGCACGCCGCCGGGCGGATCACCGGTCCCGCTGAGGCCGTCGAGACGCTGGCCGCGATGGCCGACGGCGGCCCCGCGCCGTACTGCGCGACGAGCTTCTGA
- a CDS encoding DNA polymerase domain-containing protein, with the protein MAKTAAGEVRAGERTVRVSSPDRVIYEATDTTPDITKLMVAEYVASVGDGLMCALRDRPTALERWPSGVREGMRLATGPRDNDAEAFYQKRVPKGAPDYVRTVEVRFPSGRTAEEICPDEIAVPVWCAHMGTLTFHPWPVRRDDVDRPDELRIDLDPQSGTSFTDAVRVAGQARALLEELGMRGFAKTSGNRGVHVFVRIEPRWEFVDVRHAAIAFGRELEKRDPGVTTAWWKEERGERIFVDYNQNNRDRTMASAYSLRPLPGAPVSTPLEWEELAELTDPRGLNLLTVPQRLAEHGDPWAQIDEVHHDLTPLLELWEEQGAVELPYPPDYPKMPGEPPRVQPSKKVAEHWTEDGQRRED; encoded by the coding sequence ATGGCGAAGACGGCGGCGGGCGAGGTCAGGGCGGGGGAGCGCACGGTCCGGGTGTCCTCCCCGGACCGGGTGATCTACGAGGCCACCGACACCACGCCCGACATCACCAAGCTGATGGTCGCCGAGTACGTCGCGAGCGTCGGGGACGGCCTGATGTGCGCCCTGCGCGACCGGCCGACGGCGCTGGAGCGCTGGCCCAGCGGCGTGCGCGAGGGGATGCGGCTGGCGACCGGGCCCCGCGACAACGACGCCGAGGCGTTCTACCAGAAGCGGGTGCCGAAGGGCGCCCCCGACTACGTGCGCACCGTCGAGGTGCGCTTCCCCTCCGGGCGGACGGCGGAGGAGATCTGCCCCGACGAGATCGCGGTCCCGGTCTGGTGCGCCCACATGGGCACGCTGACCTTCCACCCCTGGCCGGTACGCCGCGACGACGTCGACCGCCCCGACGAGCTGCGCATCGACCTCGACCCGCAGTCGGGCACGTCGTTCACCGACGCCGTACGGGTGGCGGGGCAGGCACGCGCGCTGCTCGAGGAGCTCGGCATGCGCGGGTTCGCCAAGACCTCCGGCAACCGCGGCGTGCACGTCTTCGTGCGCATCGAGCCGCGCTGGGAGTTCGTCGACGTGCGCCACGCTGCGATCGCGTTCGGTCGCGAGCTGGAGAAGCGCGACCCGGGCGTCACCACCGCGTGGTGGAAGGAGGAGCGCGGCGAGCGGATCTTCGTGGACTACAACCAGAACAACCGCGACCGCACCATGGCCTCGGCGTACTCGCTGCGCCCGCTGCCCGGCGCCCCGGTCTCCACCCCGCTGGAGTGGGAGGAGTTGGCCGAGCTCACCGACCCGCGCGGGCTCAACCTGCTGACGGTGCCGCAGCGGCTGGCCGAGCACGGCGACCCGTGGGCGCAGATCGACGAGGTGCACCACGACCTCACCCCGCTGCTGGAGCTGTGGGAGGAACAGGGGGCGGTCGAGCTTCCCTATCCGCCGGACTACCCGAAGATGCCCGGCGAGCCGCCGCGGGTGCAGCCGAGCAAGAAGGTCGCGGAGCACTGGACCGAGGACGGGCAGCGGCGCGAGGACTGA
- a CDS encoding ATP-dependent DNA ligase, with amino-acid sequence MDLPVMPPVQPMLAKSVSGLPAPDAHGGLLFEPKWDGFRCLVFRDGDEVELASRNTKPLTRYFPEVVAAVKEQLPERCVVDGEIFVALPAEGGGSRLAFESLQERIHPAASRVALLAEETPAGFVAFDLLALGEESLMARPFAERRAALEDALAHLAGQHGPCFLTRTTVDGDEAQRWFTEFEGAGLDGVVAKPLDAPYRPNVRTMLKVKHERTADVVVAGYREHKTSTPQRPLLGSLLLGLYDAGGHLQHIGVSASFTAARRAELIEELAPLVVPLEEHPWGHWAQALTANPDRVPGTQSRWSAGKDLGFVPLRPARVLEVKYDHMEGSRLRHTAQFKRWRPDRDPLSCGYDQLEEPAGYDLTTILTSTPEGT; translated from the coding sequence GTGGACCTGCCCGTGATGCCGCCCGTCCAGCCGATGCTCGCCAAGTCCGTGTCCGGGCTGCCCGCCCCCGATGCGCACGGTGGTCTGCTCTTCGAGCCCAAGTGGGACGGCTTCCGCTGCCTGGTCTTCCGCGACGGTGACGAGGTCGAGCTGGCCTCGCGCAACACCAAGCCGCTGACCCGCTACTTCCCCGAGGTCGTCGCCGCGGTCAAGGAGCAGCTGCCAGAGCGCTGCGTCGTCGACGGCGAGATCTTCGTGGCCCTGCCCGCCGAGGGCGGCGGCAGCCGGCTGGCCTTCGAGTCGCTCCAGGAGCGCATCCACCCCGCCGCCTCACGGGTCGCGCTGCTGGCCGAGGAGACGCCGGCGGGGTTCGTGGCCTTCGACCTGCTCGCGCTGGGCGAGGAGTCGCTGATGGCGCGCCCGTTCGCCGAGCGGCGCGCGGCGCTCGAGGACGCGCTGGCCCACCTGGCCGGGCAGCACGGGCCCTGCTTCCTCACCCGGACCACGGTCGACGGCGACGAGGCGCAGCGCTGGTTCACCGAGTTCGAGGGCGCCGGCCTCGACGGGGTCGTCGCCAAGCCGCTCGACGCGCCGTACCGGCCGAACGTGCGCACGATGCTCAAGGTCAAGCACGAGCGCACCGCCGACGTGGTGGTCGCCGGCTACCGCGAGCACAAGACCTCCACCCCGCAGCGCCCGCTGCTCGGCAGCCTGCTGCTCGGGCTGTACGACGCCGGCGGCCACCTCCAGCACATCGGGGTCAGCGCGAGCTTCACCGCCGCCCGGCGTGCCGAGCTGATCGAGGAGCTGGCGCCGCTCGTGGTCCCGCTGGAGGAGCACCCGTGGGGCCACTGGGCGCAGGCGCTGACCGCGAACCCCGATCGGGTACCGGGGACGCAGAGCAGATGGAGCGCCGGCAAGGACCTCGGCTTCGTCCCGCTGCGACCCGCACGAGTCCTGGAGGTGAAGTACGACCACATGGAGGGATCGCGACTTCGCCACACTGCCCAGTTCAAGCGCTGGCGGCCCGACCGGGACCCGCTCTCGTGCGGGTACGACCAGCTGGAGGAACCCGCCGGCTACGACCTCACCACGATCCTGACCAGCACACCGGAAGGCACCTGA